From Drosophila miranda strain MSH22 chromosome Y unlocalized genomic scaffold, D.miranda_PacBio2.1 Contig_Y6_pilon, whole genome shotgun sequence, one genomic window encodes:
- the LOC117195163 gene encoding uncharacterized protein LOC117195163 → MRPPNYAHYASREFQEWRGSCWRGSSVGLIAGFIGIKLLLRRFRSRHWILHLETYLGPHKALHRSIGCRRPCPYPAHRPIWPLLLLYWRLLEPLLLLLQPIW, encoded by the exons ATGAGGCCTCCAAATTACGCCCATTATGCCTCAAGAGAGTTCCaggagtggcgaggcagctgctggaggggcagctctgtcggtttaatagcag GTTTTATTGGCATTAAACTTCTGCTCCGTCGCTTTCGGAGTCGCCACTGGATTCTCCATTTAGAAACCTACCTAGGTCCTCATAAGGCTCTTCATCGGTCCATTGGCTGTCgtcgtccatgtccatatccggctcacCGTCCGATAtggccactgctgctgctgtattggcggctattggaaccgctgctgctgctgctgcagccaaTCTGGTGA
- the LOC117195130 gene encoding death-associated protein kinase related-like, with the protein MFTEKGIFPIGDGLLDVDAERFNGLLVSHDINEIYEVEQTPFARGKFAAVRRAIHKNTGSHFAAKFLKRRRRAQSSDKEIKHEIAVLILCEGEENIVNLNAVHETRSDTALLLELATGGELQTILDNEECLTEAQARHCMREVLKALKFLHDRSIAHLDLKPQNILLAGERIEDGLKLCDFGISRVVCEGINVREMAGTPDYVAPEVLQYEPLSLLTDIWSVGVLTYVLLSGFSPFGGNTKQETFLNISQCALTFPDNLFCGVSPVAIDFIRRALRIKPNDRMSAAECLEHVWLKDESSMDRQMYLQAQSDAEEEEEEEEEEDDLEDEEVEEPVAEEKAEEQEQQQQSQEQQKQQKPSSGSNKPTHNGHHRAHSNGSSSSISKILIATGKLLGSPISSTSTSTSTETTTAIHTLTSNGHGQSNTVCLSAKPTQIVTPTRRASDSDKDNTYTATFVKKPPVQATIQLGSNGLDEFATVVATLTLFPDAPTTPKVIRKAPTGESHGSATSVKALVKKFQLEETLVCPGHSSTSSHNGHSSVNRCGGSSGSSNGNNMRRSAGGNSSNISYSAAAATAARMNSIRRASDPLMAVYKKQPQNSGANSNSSSSNSNNPSPGSSPSSGSTATLLLNSHRLASASASGPASTVASTAVASSSSTKATATAHHLHHHHMHHDNTKRKEKEAPF; encoded by the exons ATGTTCACCGAAAAGGGAATCTTTCCCATAGGCGATGGCCTTTTGGATGTAGATGCCGAACGCTTTAACGGATTGCTCGTGTCGCATGACATCAACGAGATCTACGAGGTGGAACAGACGCCGTTTGCCAGAGGCAAATTCGCCGCCGTTCGCCGTGCCATTCACAAGAACACGGGCTCCCATTTCGCGGCAAAGTTCTTGAAGCGACGCCGACGCGCACAGAGCAGCGACAAGGAGATCAAACACGAGATCGCCGTCCTAATACTCTGCGAGGGCGAGGAGAACATTGTCAATCTGAATGCGGTCCACGAGACCCGTTCGGACACAGCCCTGCTGCTGGAACTGGCCACTGGTGGCGAGCTGCAGACTATACTGGACAACGAGGAGTGCCTGACAGAGGCCCAGGCCCGCCACTGCATGCGAGAGGTGCTGAAGGCTCTCAAGTTTCTCCACGACCGATCCATTGCCCACCTGGACCTCAAGCCACAGAACATTTTGCTCGCCGGCGAGCGTATAGAAGATGGCCTCAAGCTCTGTGACTTTGGGATCTCGCGCGTTGTGTGCGAGGGCATCAATGTCCGCGAGATGGCCGGCACACCCGACTACGTGGCCCCCGAGGTGCTCCAGTACGAGCCACTCTCCCTGCTGACGGACATCTGGTCCGTGGGCGTTCTCACCTATGTCTTGCTCTCCGGCTTCTCGCCCTTTGGCGGGAACACCAAGCAGGAGACCTTCCTCAATATCTCGCAGTGTGCGCTCACCTTTCCGGACAACCTATTCTGTGGCGTCTCGCCAGTGGCCATCGATTTCATACGCCGCGCATTGCGAATTAAGCCAAACGATCGCATGAGTGCCGCTGAATGCCTGGAACATGTCTGGCTGAAGGATGAGAGCTCGATGGATAGACAAATGTATCTGCAGGCTCAGAGCGATGCtgaagaggaagaggaagaggaggaggaagaagacGACCTTGAGGATGAGGAAGTGGAGGAGCCAGTGGCCGAGGAGAAGGCAGAGGAgcaggaacagcaacagcagtcacaggaacaacaaaagcaacagaagccaagcagtggcagcaacaaacCCACGCACAATGGCCACCATCGGGCCCACAGCAATGGGAGCAGTAGCAGCATCTCAAAAATACTCATTGCCACCGGGAAGCTCCTGGGAAGCCCCataagcagcaccagcaccagcaccagcacagaGACAACGACAGCCATACACACGCTGACCAGCAATGGACACGGACAGAGCAACACGGTCTGCCTGTCCGCCAAGCCCACTCAGATCGTGACACCCACACGTCGAGCCTCCGACTCGGACAAGGATAACACATACACGGCGACATTTGTGAAGAAGCCCCCGGTGCAGGCCACCATCCAGCTGGGCAGCAACGGCCTCGACGAGTTCGCCACAGTGGTGGCCACCCTGACACTCTTTCCCGATGCGCCCACCACACCGAAAGTGATCCGCAAGGCACCCACGGGAGAGTCCCATGGATCGGCCACCTCGGTGAAGGCTCTGGTCAAGAAGTTTCAGCTGGAGGAGACGCTAGTCTGCCCCGgacacagcagcaccagcagccacaacGGCCACAGTTCCGTCAACAGGTGCGGCGGCAGTAGCGggagcagcaacggcaacaataTGCGACGCAGTGCAGGgggaaacagcagcaacatcagctACTCGGCAGCAGCCGCGACAGCAGCACGAATGAACAGCATTCGCCGCGCCTCCGACCCGCTGATGGCCGTCTATAAGAAGCAGCCACAGAACAGCGGCGCCAACAGCAATAgttccagcagcaacagcaacaatcccAGCCCCGGCAGCAGTCCCAGCTCGGGCAGCACGGCCACCCTGCTCCTGAATAGCCATCGCCTGGCGTCCGCGTCCGCGTCCGGGCCAGCCAGCACGGTCGCCAGCACCGCTGTAgcctcaagcagcagcaccaaagctactgccactgcccaccatctgcaccaccaccacatGCACCACGACAAcacgaaaa GGAAGGAAAAGGAGGCCcctttctga
- the LOC117195154 gene encoding uncharacterized protein LOC117195154 encodes MSDLVGTEEFSAAQLREWLESLNLPKGGSKAAMAARLNEIPVELRGQGPPAAETCENEREDEAAADQDSTKSERKEKNEKAPQAPGHNNNHGEYRAEVEMLKLQIELLKLQSEREKEGRGENTTPAASNDAGVMLLNAAKDMLPTYHGNISGNNDDVTTWIAQFKAVAKVNKLKDEKLLMLLMSKLKDKALVWLHSSPEHMSLPIDQLLNVMEDTCHHKESKLLLRRKFESRSWARGEEFSMYFNAKVSLASRIVIDDEEFIDGVIEGIPDVGLRRQAHMQCFGAPYQLLKAFEKIMLPKKYGSTEGANTGASPTPIRCYNCNSLGHVAGECRKPKRERGACYGCGSMSHQVSHCDEKKYKIASSTQGAQ; translated from the exons ATGTCGGACTTGGTCGGCACGGAGGAGTTCTCGGCCGCCCAGCTGCGCGAATGGCTGGAGTCCCTCAATCTAccaaaaggtggaagcaaagcTGCCATGGCAGCGAGACTTAACGAAATACCAGTAGAGCTGCGGGGACAGGGACCACCGGCAGCCGAAACATGCGAGAACGAGAGGGAAGATGAGGCGGCCGCAGATCAAGACTCGACGAAGAGCGAACGCAAAGAGAAGAACGAAAAAGCACCGCAAGCGCCTgggcacaacaacaaccatgGCGAATATCGAGCAGAGGTTGAAATGTTAAAACTGCAAAtcgagctgctgaagctgcagagcgagagggagaaggAAGGGAGAGGAGAGAACACAACACCAGCCGCCAGCAATGACGCTGGCGTCATGTTGCTAAATGCCGCCAAAGACATGTTGCCAACATATCATGGCAACATTTCTGGAAACAACGATGACGTCACAACTTGGATCGCGCAGTTTAAGGCCGTCGCAAAAGTGAACAAACTGAAGGATGAGAAGCTACTAATGCTGCTAATGTCGAAGCTTAAGGACAAAGCATTGGTGTGGCTGCATTCGAGTCCGGAGCACATGTCGCTGCCAATCGATCAATTGTTGAACGTCATGGAAGACACTTGCCATCACAAGGAAAGCAAACTGTTGCTCCGTCGCAAGTTCGAGTCCCGTTCATGGGCACGTGGCGAGGAGTTCTCGATGTACTTCAACGCCAAAGTGTCGCTGGCATCCCGCATAGTCATTGACGACGAGGAGTTTATTGACGGAGTCATCGAAGGTATCCCAGATGTAGGCCTGCGTAGGCAAGCCCACATGCAGTGCTTTGGCGCTCCATATCAACTACTCAAGGCGTTCGAGAAGATCATGCTGCCAAAGAAGTACGGTTCAACTGAAGGGGCAAACACTGGAGCCTCGCCAACACCCATTCGCTGCTACAACTGCAACTCTTTGGGCCACGTGGCAGGGGAGTGCCGCAAGCCCAAGCGCGAAAGAGGAGCGTGCTACGGATGCGGCAGCATGAGTCACCAGGTGTCACACTGTGACGAAAAGAAGTACAAG ATTGCCTCATCGACTCAGGGAGCCCAATAA